A section of the Oryza sativa Japonica Group chromosome 1, ASM3414082v1 genome encodes:
- the LOC107276823 gene encoding uncharacterized protein produces MNVLCPSSSAATPPPPAPAAGAPGVGVAVGGEAREEERRRQCYYYRCAGALLRAAVLGDLHHLARMAAEVDAAAPGGGEGAGGVRSRCGRGALHLAAANGRTHVCRFLLEGLGLPVDALSASGETPLLLAATFGHTSTAAYLLDRGADPSTPDPNGGDTPLHWAAYNGDRELAKLLLLRGADVGAANPRGTALHVAAARGHAAVVSVLLNHGADPNKIANIVFTPLVSSLLGGSLECMKLLIQAGANVNGAGFNGATPLLLACSRTGSIGFIKCLVESGADPNIPDELDRLPIEIAAIHAEREVIEVLLPLTHQVPTLLDWSVGGIIRYVKYPAYKEWARNASCKRKDELKLQGNSSFNNEDYDAAILLYSMAMKFDNTDAKLYSNRSACWLNLGIGDEALSDAQICSKMQPDWAKGYYRQGMAFSLLQDYASASYVLRRALKLDPQNATVAKALRDVLETACPRMEESGLAFVHQKKRDWSPAAAGSELNQILNHT; encoded by the exons ATGAACGTGCTCTGcccgtcctcgtcggcggcgactcctcctcctccggcgccggccgccggcgcaccAG gcgtcggcgtcgccgtcggcggcgaagcgcgggaggaagagaggcggcggcaatgTTACTACTACCGCTGCGCCGGCgcgctcctccgcgccgccgtcctcggcgACCTCCACCACCTCGCTA ggatggcggcggaggtggacgcggcggcgcctggcggcggcgagggtgccggcggagtccgaTCGCGGTGCGGCCGCGGGGCGCTGCACCTGGCCGCGGCCAACGGCCGCACGCACGTCTGCCGCTTCCTGCTcgagggcctcggcctccccgtcgACGCGCTCTCCGCCTCAG GTGAGACGCCGCTGCTGCTGGCGGCCACGTTCGGGCACACCTCAACGGCGGCCTACCTCCTGGACCGCGGCGCCGACCCGTCCACGCCGGACCccaacggcggcgacacccCGCTCCACTGGGCCGCCTACAACG GGGATCGCGAGCTGgcgaagctgctgctgctcaggggagccgacgtgggcgcggcgaacCCCCGCGGCACGGCGCTGCATGTCGCCGCTGCACGGgggcacgccgccgtcgtcagcgtctTGCTGAACCACGGCGCTGAT CCCAACAAGATTGCCAATATCGTCTTCACACCGTTGGTTTCTTCACTTTTGGGGGGATCATTGGAATGCATGAAGTTGCTCATTCAG GCCGGTGCTAACGTTAATGGTGCTGGATTCAATGGAGCAACTCCTCTGCTGTTAGCATGTAGTCGTACCGGGTCCATTGGATTCATCAAGTGCTTGGTGGAATCTGGGGCAGATCCAAACATTCCAGACGAA CTTGATAGGTTACCAATAGAAATTGCTGCAATCCATGCCGAACGGGAAGTCATTGAGGTTCTATTGCCATTGACCCACCAAGTACCTACTCTTCTAGATTGGAGTGTTGGTGGGATCATCAGATATGTAAAATATCCTGCTTACAAGGAATGG GCAAGAAATGCATCATGTAAAAGGAAGGATGAACTCAAACTACAAGGCAACTCCTCTTTCAACAACGAGGACTACGATGCTGCAATACTGCTATACAGCATG GCAATGAAGTTCGACAACACCGACGCAAAGTTATATTCAAACAGGAGTGCTTGCTGGTTAAACCTTGGCATAGGCGATGAGGCACTCTCAGATGCTCAGATCTGCAGCAAGATGCAACCGGACTGGGCGAAAGGCTATTACCGTCAAGGAATGGCCTTCTCTTTGCTACAG GATTATGCCAGTGCTTCTTATGTGCTTCGCAGGGCCTTAAAGTTGGATCCACAAAATGCCACAGTCGCCAAAGCATTGCG GGATGTCTTGGAAACTGCGTGTCCAAGGATGGAAGAATCTGGTCTAGCTTTTGTTCATCAGAAGAAACGAGATTGGAGCCCCGCAGCTGCAGGGAGTGAGCTAAACCAGATCCTGAACCATACATAG
- the LOC9269359 gene encoding uncharacterized protein isoform X2, protein MGYGFSTKLTAFFWPWRFSPWRFSPPPSTPMPRPHLPPPGAPSPTPMATAPALHNFPHASSSRRSPTLCDGLPLPHRHISTAPPPGPSPASPPKTIVKLASSIGTVVPVALSIVPYFYQVYTGNFERTIEVYGAPAMLAGSINSIIWLTYSIMASKKDLNLALILMHALLCMSTFTYLMCICACKRATKEGYILGAFFIGCLSAISIVVHWDLNPSKVVKIIFRCFGGISLLSCHYILLNDILGSVPKRSQKVATGFDLILSCITNLVTFIITFHDHPEHTTSLITSGVGFVLNVVEIVLLVIVTIMGYFFPLSEHPDADVEASRHISATRGMIPLEDALGTPETDDFIAVLTHEPQVPQFEVSYLILQVRNEFEIYSLRSMVNPNVQIITRVLFVEVIQRTMMRIERDHYIQILLQASGIAAAEPYPLMLRDVEIHYQTIRNQHEALP, encoded by the exons ATGGGCTACGGCTTCTCCACCAAGCTCACGGCCTTCTTCTGGCCATGGCGCTTCTCGCCGTGGCgcttctcgccgccgccctccacgcCGATGCCGCGCCCGCATCTGCCGCCCCCGGGAGCTCCTTCCCCGACGCCTATGGCGACCGCGCCCGCGCTGCACAACTTCCCCCACGCAAGCAGCAGCCGCAGGTCGCCTACGCTCTGCGACGGGCTTCCGCTACCTCATCGGCACATCTCCACGGCGCCACCTCCCGGTCCTTCACCGGCGTCGCCACCGAAG acCATTGTCAAGCTCGCATCATCTATTGGCACGGTGGTCCCTGTGGCTTTATCTATAGTACCATATTTCTACCAAGTCTACACAGGAAATTTTGAGAGGACAATAGAAGTGTATGGTGCCCCCGCCATGTTGGCTGGATCAATTAACAGCATAATTTGGTTGACGTATTCAATAATGGCCAGCAAAAAGGATCTTAACCTTGCTCTTATCCTGATGCATGCATTACTTTGCATGTCGACATTCACTTACTTGATGTGTATCTGTGCTTGTAAAAGAGCCACTAAAGAG GGTTATATTCTTGGAGCCTTTTTCATAGGATGCTTATCAGCCATATCCATTGTTGTGCACTGGGACTTAAACCCATCGAAGGTTGTGAAGATTATATTCAGATGTTTTGGTGGAATTAGTTTGCTGTCTTGCCACTATATTCTGCTGAATGATATTTTG GGGAGTGTTCCCAAAAGATCTCAGAAAGTTGCTACTGGATTTGACCTTATTCTAAGTTGTATAACGAACTTGGTGACTTTCATCATAACTTTTCATGATCATCCTGAGCACACTACTTCTCTG ATCACTTCTGGAGTAGGGTTTGTCCTCAATGTTGTGGAGATCGTACTTCTTGTCATAGTAACAATTATGG GCTACTTCTTTCCATTGTCTGAGCATCCAGATGCTGATGTTGAAGCGTCACGTCACATATCAGCCACAAGag GCATGATACCACTTGAAGATGCACTAGGAACCCCTGAAACTGATGATTTTATAGCTGTACTCACTCATGAGCCCCAGGTGCCCCAG TTCGAGGTCTCTTACCTGATTTTGCAAGTGAGGAATGAGTTTGAAATTTACTCTCTTAGATCCATGGTGAATCCCAATGTACAAATTATTACTCGAG TGCTATTTGTAGAAGTAATTCAAAGGACAATGATGCGGATTGAGCGTGACCACTACATTCAAATTCTTTTACAAGCCTCGGGGATAGCTG CTGCAGAACCATACCCATTGATGCTTAGGGATGTTGAAATTCACTACCAGACCATCCGTAATCAGCATGAAGCTCTCCCGTAA
- the LOC9269359 gene encoding uncharacterized protein isoform X4, whose amino-acid sequence MGYGFSTKLTAFFWPWRFSPWRFSPPPSTPMPRPHLPPPGAPSPTPMATAPALHNFPHASSSRRSPTLCDGLPLPHRHISTAPPPGPSPASPPKTIVKLASSIGTVVPVALSIVPYFYQVYTGNFERTIEVYGAPAMLAGSINSIIWLTYSIMASKKDLNLALILMHALLCMSTFTYLMCICACKRATKEGYILGAFFIGCLSAISIVVHWDLNPSKGSVPKRSQKVATGFDLILSCITNLVTFIITFHDHPEHTTSLITSGVGFVLNVVEIVLLVIVTIMGYFFPLSEHPDADVEASRHISATRGMIPLEDALGTPETDDFIAVLTHEPQVPQFEVSYLILQVRNEFEIYSLRSMVNPNVQIITRVLFVEVIQRTMMRIERDHYIQILLQASGIAAAEPYPLMLRDVEIHYQTIRNQHEALP is encoded by the exons ATGGGCTACGGCTTCTCCACCAAGCTCACGGCCTTCTTCTGGCCATGGCGCTTCTCGCCGTGGCgcttctcgccgccgccctccacgcCGATGCCGCGCCCGCATCTGCCGCCCCCGGGAGCTCCTTCCCCGACGCCTATGGCGACCGCGCCCGCGCTGCACAACTTCCCCCACGCAAGCAGCAGCCGCAGGTCGCCTACGCTCTGCGACGGGCTTCCGCTACCTCATCGGCACATCTCCACGGCGCCACCTCCCGGTCCTTCACCGGCGTCGCCACCGAAG acCATTGTCAAGCTCGCATCATCTATTGGCACGGTGGTCCCTGTGGCTTTATCTATAGTACCATATTTCTACCAAGTCTACACAGGAAATTTTGAGAGGACAATAGAAGTGTATGGTGCCCCCGCCATGTTGGCTGGATCAATTAACAGCATAATTTGGTTGACGTATTCAATAATGGCCAGCAAAAAGGATCTTAACCTTGCTCTTATCCTGATGCATGCATTACTTTGCATGTCGACATTCACTTACTTGATGTGTATCTGTGCTTGTAAAAGAGCCACTAAAGAG GGTTATATTCTTGGAGCCTTTTTCATAGGATGCTTATCAGCCATATCCATTGTTGTGCACTGGGACTTAAACCCATCGAAG GGGAGTGTTCCCAAAAGATCTCAGAAAGTTGCTACTGGATTTGACCTTATTCTAAGTTGTATAACGAACTTGGTGACTTTCATCATAACTTTTCATGATCATCCTGAGCACACTACTTCTCTG ATCACTTCTGGAGTAGGGTTTGTCCTCAATGTTGTGGAGATCGTACTTCTTGTCATAGTAACAATTATGG GCTACTTCTTTCCATTGTCTGAGCATCCAGATGCTGATGTTGAAGCGTCACGTCACATATCAGCCACAAGag GCATGATACCACTTGAAGATGCACTAGGAACCCCTGAAACTGATGATTTTATAGCTGTACTCACTCATGAGCCCCAGGTGCCCCAG TTCGAGGTCTCTTACCTGATTTTGCAAGTGAGGAATGAGTTTGAAATTTACTCTCTTAGATCCATGGTGAATCCCAATGTACAAATTATTACTCGAG TGCTATTTGTAGAAGTAATTCAAAGGACAATGATGCGGATTGAGCGTGACCACTACATTCAAATTCTTTTACAAGCCTCGGGGATAGCTG CTGCAGAACCATACCCATTGATGCTTAGGGATGTTGAAATTCACTACCAGACCATCCGTAATCAGCATGAAGCTCTCCCGTAA
- the LOC9269359 gene encoding uncharacterized protein isoform X1: MGYGFSTKLTAFFWPWRFSPWRFSPPPSTPMPRPHLPPPGAPSPTPMATAPALHNFPHASSSRRSPTLCDGLPLPHRHISTAPPPGPSPASPPKTIVKLASSIGTVVPVALSIVPYFYQVYTGNFERTIEVYGAPAMLAGSINSIIWLTYSIMASKKDLNLALILMHALLCMSTFTYLMCICACKRATKEGYILGAFFIGCLSAISIVVHWDLNPSKVVKIIFRCFGGISLLSCHYILLNDILGSVPKRSQKVATGFDLILSCITNLVTFIITFHDHPEHTTSLITSGVGFVLNVVEIVLLVIVTIMGYFFPLSEHPDADVEASRHISATRVTGVGMIPLEDALGTPETDDFIAVLTHEPQVPQFEVSYLILQVRNEFEIYSLRSMVNPNVQIITRVLFVEVIQRTMMRIERDHYIQILLQASGIAAAEPYPLMLRDVEIHYQTIRNQHEALP; this comes from the exons ATGGGCTACGGCTTCTCCACCAAGCTCACGGCCTTCTTCTGGCCATGGCGCTTCTCGCCGTGGCgcttctcgccgccgccctccacgcCGATGCCGCGCCCGCATCTGCCGCCCCCGGGAGCTCCTTCCCCGACGCCTATGGCGACCGCGCCCGCGCTGCACAACTTCCCCCACGCAAGCAGCAGCCGCAGGTCGCCTACGCTCTGCGACGGGCTTCCGCTACCTCATCGGCACATCTCCACGGCGCCACCTCCCGGTCCTTCACCGGCGTCGCCACCGAAG acCATTGTCAAGCTCGCATCATCTATTGGCACGGTGGTCCCTGTGGCTTTATCTATAGTACCATATTTCTACCAAGTCTACACAGGAAATTTTGAGAGGACAATAGAAGTGTATGGTGCCCCCGCCATGTTGGCTGGATCAATTAACAGCATAATTTGGTTGACGTATTCAATAATGGCCAGCAAAAAGGATCTTAACCTTGCTCTTATCCTGATGCATGCATTACTTTGCATGTCGACATTCACTTACTTGATGTGTATCTGTGCTTGTAAAAGAGCCACTAAAGAG GGTTATATTCTTGGAGCCTTTTTCATAGGATGCTTATCAGCCATATCCATTGTTGTGCACTGGGACTTAAACCCATCGAAGGTTGTGAAGATTATATTCAGATGTTTTGGTGGAATTAGTTTGCTGTCTTGCCACTATATTCTGCTGAATGATATTTTG GGGAGTGTTCCCAAAAGATCTCAGAAAGTTGCTACTGGATTTGACCTTATTCTAAGTTGTATAACGAACTTGGTGACTTTCATCATAACTTTTCATGATCATCCTGAGCACACTACTTCTCTG ATCACTTCTGGAGTAGGGTTTGTCCTCAATGTTGTGGAGATCGTACTTCTTGTCATAGTAACAATTATGG GCTACTTCTTTCCATTGTCTGAGCATCCAGATGCTGATGTTGAAGCGTCACGTCACATATCAGCCACAAGag TTACTGGTGTAGGCATGATACCACTTGAAGATGCACTAGGAACCCCTGAAACTGATGATTTTATAGCTGTACTCACTCATGAGCCCCAGGTGCCCCAG TTCGAGGTCTCTTACCTGATTTTGCAAGTGAGGAATGAGTTTGAAATTTACTCTCTTAGATCCATGGTGAATCCCAATGTACAAATTATTACTCGAG TGCTATTTGTAGAAGTAATTCAAAGGACAATGATGCGGATTGAGCGTGACCACTACATTCAAATTCTTTTACAAGCCTCGGGGATAGCTG CTGCAGAACCATACCCATTGATGCTTAGGGATGTTGAAATTCACTACCAGACCATCCGTAATCAGCATGAAGCTCTCCCGTAA
- the LOC9269359 gene encoding uncharacterized protein isoform X3 produces MGYGFSTKLTAFFWPWRFSPWRFSPPPSTPMPRPHLPPPGAPSPTPMATAPALHNFPHASSSRRSPTLCDGLPLPHRHISTAPPPGPSPASPPKTIVKLASSIGTVVPVALSIVPYFYQVYTGNFERTIEVYGAPAMLAGSINSIIWLTYSIMASKKDLNLALILMHALLCMSTFTYLMCICACKRATKEGYILGAFFIGCLSAISIVVHWDLNPSKGSVPKRSQKVATGFDLILSCITNLVTFIITFHDHPEHTTSLITSGVGFVLNVVEIVLLVIVTIMGYFFPLSEHPDADVEASRHISATRVTGVGMIPLEDALGTPETDDFIAVLTHEPQVPQFEVSYLILQVRNEFEIYSLRSMVNPNVQIITRVLFVEVIQRTMMRIERDHYIQILLQASGIAAAEPYPLMLRDVEIHYQTIRNQHEALP; encoded by the exons ATGGGCTACGGCTTCTCCACCAAGCTCACGGCCTTCTTCTGGCCATGGCGCTTCTCGCCGTGGCgcttctcgccgccgccctccacgcCGATGCCGCGCCCGCATCTGCCGCCCCCGGGAGCTCCTTCCCCGACGCCTATGGCGACCGCGCCCGCGCTGCACAACTTCCCCCACGCAAGCAGCAGCCGCAGGTCGCCTACGCTCTGCGACGGGCTTCCGCTACCTCATCGGCACATCTCCACGGCGCCACCTCCCGGTCCTTCACCGGCGTCGCCACCGAAG acCATTGTCAAGCTCGCATCATCTATTGGCACGGTGGTCCCTGTGGCTTTATCTATAGTACCATATTTCTACCAAGTCTACACAGGAAATTTTGAGAGGACAATAGAAGTGTATGGTGCCCCCGCCATGTTGGCTGGATCAATTAACAGCATAATTTGGTTGACGTATTCAATAATGGCCAGCAAAAAGGATCTTAACCTTGCTCTTATCCTGATGCATGCATTACTTTGCATGTCGACATTCACTTACTTGATGTGTATCTGTGCTTGTAAAAGAGCCACTAAAGAG GGTTATATTCTTGGAGCCTTTTTCATAGGATGCTTATCAGCCATATCCATTGTTGTGCACTGGGACTTAAACCCATCGAAG GGGAGTGTTCCCAAAAGATCTCAGAAAGTTGCTACTGGATTTGACCTTATTCTAAGTTGTATAACGAACTTGGTGACTTTCATCATAACTTTTCATGATCATCCTGAGCACACTACTTCTCTG ATCACTTCTGGAGTAGGGTTTGTCCTCAATGTTGTGGAGATCGTACTTCTTGTCATAGTAACAATTATGG GCTACTTCTTTCCATTGTCTGAGCATCCAGATGCTGATGTTGAAGCGTCACGTCACATATCAGCCACAAGag TTACTGGTGTAGGCATGATACCACTTGAAGATGCACTAGGAACCCCTGAAACTGATGATTTTATAGCTGTACTCACTCATGAGCCCCAGGTGCCCCAG TTCGAGGTCTCTTACCTGATTTTGCAAGTGAGGAATGAGTTTGAAATTTACTCTCTTAGATCCATGGTGAATCCCAATGTACAAATTATTACTCGAG TGCTATTTGTAGAAGTAATTCAAAGGACAATGATGCGGATTGAGCGTGACCACTACATTCAAATTCTTTTACAAGCCTCGGGGATAGCTG CTGCAGAACCATACCCATTGATGCTTAGGGATGTTGAAATTCACTACCAGACCATCCGTAATCAGCATGAAGCTCTCCCGTAA